The Daucus carota subsp. sativus chromosome 9, DH1 v3.0, whole genome shotgun sequence genome window below encodes:
- the LOC108201194 gene encoding zinc finger protein GAI-ASSOCIATED FACTOR 1-like translates to MTDPDAEVGALSPESLTAKNRFVCELCDKGFPREQNLQLHRRGHNLPFKLKKKADQEVQKKVYICPQIGCVHHDPSKALGDLTRIKKQFARKHREKIFNCSRCHKRYAVLSDLKVHSKICGTRSTSASVDLPSLGND, encoded by the coding sequence atGACAGATCCTGATGCTGAGGTTGGTGCGCTTTCTCCTGAATCTCTTACGGCCAAGAACCGTTTTGTATGTGAGCTGTGCGACAAGGGTTTTCCTCGGGAACAGAACTTGCAACTCCACAGGAGAGGGCACAATCTGCCCTTTAAGCTTAAGAAAAAGGCAGATCAGGAGGTGCAGAAGAAGGTTTACATCTGCCCTCAAATCGGTTGTGTCCATCATGATCCATCAAAGGCTCTCGGAGATCTCACCAGAATCAAGAAGCAGTTTGCTAGAAAACACCGTGAGAAGATATTCAATTGCAGTAGGTGTCACAAGAGGTATGCTGTGCTGTCTGACCTGAAAGTTCACAGCAAGATCTGTGGCACAAGGAGTACAAGTGCGAGTGTGGATTTACCTTCTCTAGGTAATGATTAG